In Rosa chinensis cultivar Old Blush chromosome 1, RchiOBHm-V2, whole genome shotgun sequence, a genomic segment contains:
- the LOC112193719 gene encoding receptor-like protein 6 encodes MGLSSLCLITVSIYILSTIVLFHLVVANSMQSHTPTCHDGEISALLQFKQSFVIDMSASEYVGAYPKISSWKSNSSCCLWDGVECDEKTGHVIGLDLSSSCLNGSFSSNNTLFSLVHLQRLNLADNAFNFSQIPTSIRNFPRLRL; translated from the exons ATGGGGTTATCATCTCTATGCTTAATAACTGTGTCCATCTATATCCTTTCAACAATTGTGCTGTTCCATCTTGTGGTGGCCAACTCTATGCAGTCACATACTCCTACTTGCCATGATGGTGAGATCTCTGCCTTGCTGCAATTCAAGCAAAGTTTTGTCATTGACATGTCTGCTTCAGAGTATGTGGGTGCTTATCCAAAGATTTCTTCATGGAAATCAAACAGCAGTTGTTGCTTATGGGATGGCGTAGAGTGTGATGAGAAGACAGGTCACGTGATTGGGCTTGATCTTAGTAGCAGTTGTCTCAATGGGTCTTTCAGCTCCAACAACACCTTATTCAGTCTTGTTCATCTTCAGCGTCTGAACCTCGCTGATAATGCCTTCAATTTCTCTCAAATTCCTACTAGCATTAGGAACTTTCCAAGGCTCAG GCTTTGA